In the genome of Labrus mixtus chromosome 21, fLabMix1.1, whole genome shotgun sequence, one region contains:
- the tanc2b gene encoding protein TANC2 isoform X12, producing MNWSSLREEGLLVSLEGEGGELVSYPSLQECAIWFENAESSQELGPPPSVDEAANTLMTRLGFLLGDKVSEGPAGTQYSMEEPEARQGQNQRISPCSTLTSSTASPPAGSPCSTLPPAMPGQAGNKECAYGSVTSPTSTLESRDSGIIATLTSYSENMERGGKYEGSRGNLKLWQSQKSGMDSFLYRVDENMTASTYSLNKIPERNLESMSSHSAHSIPLYLMPRPNSVAATSSAHLEDLAYLDEQRHTPLRTSLRMPRQSTTCGPGRSGQDLRASANNTHAWQSQSLRFAPYRPQDIALKPLLFEVPSITMDSVFTGREWLFQEIDAYLNSPNASTNRGVAVVGNIGFGKTAIISRLVALSCHGTRMRQIASDSPQASPKHGEGLPLTQPQPTHGTLGGGSCPGTPEMRRRQEEGMRRLASQVVAYHYCQADNAYTCLVPEFVHNVAALLCRSPHLVAYREQLLREPHLQSILSLRSCVQDPLAAFRRGVLEPLDVLYKERKINSEEDLIILIDGLNEAEFHKPDYGDTIVSFLTKTINKFPPWLKLVVTVRTTLQEITNALPFHRISLDGLEENDAIDQDLQGYILHRIHSSPEIQNNISLNGKMDNTTFGKLSAHLKALSQGSYLYLKLTFDLIEKGYLVLKSSSYKVVPVNLAEVYLLQCNMRFPTQSSFERALPLLNVAVASLHPLNDEQIYQATNAGSLQGTLDWEDFQQRVDNLSVFLVKRRDGTRMFVHPSFREWLIWREEGEKTKFLCDPRSGHTLLAFWFSRLESKLNRQQTIELGHHILKAHIFKGLSKKVGVSSSILQGLWVSYSTEGLSAALSSLRNLYTPNIKVSRLLMIGGANVNYRTEVLNNAPVLCVHAHLGYMDMVALLLEFGASVDSPSESGLTPLGYAAAGGHMAIVTALCRRRAKVDHLDKNSQCALVHAALRGHMEVVKFLIQCDWSLGPQQQQQSSQTQQQASFTKSHAVQQALIAAASMGYTEIVSYLLDLPEKDEEEVERAQINNFDTLWGETALTAASGRGKLEVCRLLLEQGAAVAQPNRRGIVPLFSAVRQGHWQIVDLLLTHGADVNLPDKQGRTPLMMAASEGHLGTVEFLLAQGASLSLMDKEGLTALSWACLKGHLPVVRCLVESGAATDHADKNGRTPLDLAAFYGDSEVVQFLVDHGAMIEHVDYSGMRPLDRAVGCRNTSVVVALLKKGAKIGCQTLPSRPRGPATWAMATSKPDIMIILLSKLIEEGDSFYKQKGKVKEAAQRYQYALKKFPREGFSEDLKTFRELKVSLFLNLSRCRRKMNDFGMAEEFATKALELKPKSYEAYYARARAKRSSRQFPEALEDLNEAMKQCPNNREILRLLQRVEEECHQLNQEEQQQQDLELEPPPSPPPTPPPEDEESLSLSLSMPLPPPPEPRLEDMEPVQDLFEDEDYLEQELEAMSVGLPPPEGHANPSSLPIIQSPPLSPTHPDQIYLAGGSPMGQPYEYHPTSSSMSSPTRGSYQPTSPSLSPTHQNSHYRHSPPHTSPVHQQSYGYSSPPLGSGGQGMDHQSPPPSPLRRAAQYRASPPLESVCLYRSQSGSPVRYQTEQHPGRPKSPLSKMSSQRSFQLSSQPSLSSQHHQAQGLRLQPSIAQIVRTNQPSNVMGNSMYGGQMGHSMGGRYQGGSVDVESRLVYQPSLDGRSMPQVQASLSSGALCQHGGRGGVMESGLLKDELPQRPSSAYRASSGGPGGIRYSQTPQISRSQSAAYYPVSEHVLERANAMPPCQLGSPEMPHMVRRPVSANTTEMKQHVPTPRPLIHSQSVGLRFSPSSNNISTGSTTNLAPGFRPPSSIQQMEIPLQATYEHSCDDMSPISPSQGGGGLYQGETTRSRNTPFMGIIDKTARAQQYLHQPSRSRPMTSMDSAISPTSPGQLVHQGSTYSPPASLGNIAYYNKTNNAQNGHLLEEDYYIQTQPPSLGKLANGRGGGGGGGGGDILERVSQVPTYPDVKVARTLPVAQAYQDNMYRQLSRDSRTQGPTSPIKPKRPFVESNV from the exons ggCCAGAACCAGAGGATAAGCCCGTGCTCCACCCTGACCAGCAGCACTGCCTCACCCCCTGCAGGCAGCCCCTGCTCCACCCTCCCCCCTGCCATGCCAGGCCAGGCTGGAAACAAGGAATGTGCCTACGGTTCTGTCACCAGTCCAACTTCAACCCTGGAGAGCCGGGACAGCGGGATTATCG CCACACTGACCAGCTACTCGGAGAACATGGAGCGAGGCGGCAAATACGAGGGCTCCCGGGGGAACCTGAAGCTGTGGCAGTCGCAGAAATCAGGCATGGACTCGTTCCTGTACAGGGTGGACGAAAACATGACCGCCTCCACCTACAGCCTCAACAAAATCCCCGAACGCAACCTGGAGAGCATGTCCTCCCACTCCGCCCACTCCATCCCTCTGTACCTCATGCCCCGCCCTAACTCTGTGGCCG CTACCAGCTCAGCCCACCTGGAGGACCTGGCGTACCTGGATGAGCAGCGACACACTCCATTACGCACCTCGCTGCGCATGCCCAGACAGAGCACCACCTGCGGGCCGGGCCGCTCCGGGCAGGACCTGAGAG CTTCCGCTAATAACACCCATGCCTGGCAATCCCAATCAC TACGTTTTGCACCCTATCGGCCTCAAGACATCGCCCTCAAACCCCTGCTGTTTGAGGTGCCCAGCATCACCATGGACTCGGTCTTCACAGGCCGCGAGTGGCTCTTCCAGGAGATCGACGCCTACCTCAACAGCCCCAACGCCAGCACCAACCGCGGCGTGGCCGTCGTAGGCAACATTGGCTTCGGAAAGACCGCCATAATCTCGCGCCTGGTGGCGCTGAGCTGCCACGGCACCCGCATGAGACAGATCGCCTCGGACAGCCCGCAGGCCTCTCCCAAAC ATGGAGAGGGGCTTCCTCTCACCCAGCCTCAGCCCACTCACGGCACCCTGGGAGGAGGCAGCTGCCCCGGGACCCCTGAGATGAGGCGACGCCAGGAAGAAGGCATGAGGAGGCTGGCCTCTCAG GTGGTGGCGTACCACTACTGCCAGGCGGATAACGCCTACACCTGCCTTGTCCCCGAGTTTGTGCACAACGTGGCGGCTCTGCTGTGCCGCTCGCCGCACCTCGTTGCCTACAGGGAGCAGCTGCTGAGGGAGCCGCACCTACAGAGCATCCTGAGTCTGCGCTCCTGCGTGCAGGACCCCCTGGCTGCCTTCAGGAGGGGGGTCCTGGAGCCCCTGGATGTCCTTTACAAAg AGAGGAAAATCAACTCCGAGGAGGATCTCATCATCCTCATCGACGGTCTGAACGAGGCGGAGTTCCACAAGCCGGACTACGGAGACACCATCGTGTCCTTCCTCACAAAAACCATCAACAAGTTCCCTCCCTGGCTCAAACTGGTGGTCACAGTCAGAACCACGCTGCAG GAGATCACCAACGCGCTGCCGTTCCACCGCATCTCTCTGGACGGCCTGGAGGAGAACGACGCCATCGACCAGGACCTGCAGGGCTACATCCTGCACCGCATCCACAGCAGCCCCGAGATCCAGAACAACATCTCGCTCAACGGCAAGATGGACAACACCACCTTCGGCAAGCTCAGCGCCCACCTCAAAGCCCTGAGCCAGGGCTCCTACCTGTACCTCAAGCTCACCTTTGACCTCATCGAGAAGGGCTACCTTGTGCTGAAAAGCTCCAGCTATAAG GTGGTTCCAGTGAACCTGGCAgaggtttacctgctgcagtgcAACATGCGCTTCCCCACACAGTCGTCGTTCGAGCGGGCGCTCCCCCTGCTCAACGTGGCCGTGGCCTCGCTTCACCCGCTGAATGACGAGCAGATCTACCAGGCCACCAACGCCGGCTCGCTGCAG GGCACGCTGGACTGGGAGGATTTCCAGCAACGCGTAGACAACCTGTCAGTCTTCCTGGTGAAGAGGCGGGACGGCACCCGGATGTTTGTTCACCCGTCCTTCAGAGAGTGGCTGATCTGGAGGGAAGAAGGGGAAAAGACGAAGTTCCTCTGCGACCCGAG gagcGGCCACACACTACTGGCCTTCTGGTTCTCTCGGCTGGAGAGCAAGCTGAACCGGCAGCAGACTATTGAGCTGGGCCATCACATCCTCAAAGCACATATCTTCAAG GGCCTCAGCAAAAAAGTCGGGGTTTCCTCATCTATCTTGCAAGGCCTGTGGGTATCCTACAGCACAGAGGGCCTTTCTGCAGCACTTTCTTCTCTCAGAAACCTTTACACCCCCAACATTAAG gTGAGCCGTCTGCTCATGATAGGCGGGGCTAATGTGAACTACCGTACCGAGGTGCTGAACAACGCCCCCGTCCTGTGCGTCCACGCCCACCTGGGCTACATGGACATGGTGGCTCTGCTGCTCGAGTTCGGCGCCTCGGTCGACTCTCCGTCTGAAAGCGGTCTGACGCCGCTGGGCTACGCCGCCGCCGGGGGTCACATGGCCATAGTGACGGCGCTGTGTCGCAGGAGAGCAAAG GTGGATCACCTGGATAAGAACAGCCAGTGTGCTCTGGTTCACGCAGCCCTGCGGGGTCACATGGAGGTGGTGAAGTTCCTCATCCAGTGCGACTGGAGCCTCGgtccgcagcagcagcagcagtcgtcacaaacacaacaacaggcGTCTTTCACCAAGAGCCACGCGGTGCAGCAGGCTCTGATCGCTGCAGCCAGTATGGGATACACAGAG ATTGTGTCCTACCTGCTGGACCTGCCggagaaagatgaagaggaggtggagcgCGCTCAGATCAATAACTTCGACACCCTGTGGGGGGAGACAG cTCTGACTGCGGCCTCCGGTCGGGGGAAGCTGGAGGTCTGTCGTCTGTTACTGGAGCAgggggctgctgtggctcagccCAACAGGAGAGGCATCGTCCCGCTGTTCAGCGCCGTCCGACAGGGACACTGGCAG ataGTGGACCTCCTCCTCACACATGGCGCTGACGTCAACCTGCCTGACAAACAGGGTCGTACTCCTCTAATGATGGCAGCCTCAGAGGGACATCTGGGCACTGTTGAGTTTTTACTGGCTCAAG GAGCCTCGCTGTCTCTGATGGATAAGGAGGGTCTGACCGCTCTGAGCTGGGCCTGTCTGAAAGGTCACTTACCTGTTGTCCGCTGCCTGGTGGAGAGCGGTGCGGCCACTGACCACGCAGACAAGAACGGACGCACGCCGCTCGACCTAGCTGCCTTCTACGGTGACTCTGAAGTG GTCCAGTTCTTGGTCGACCACGGGGCCATGATAGAGCACGTAGATTACAGCGGGATGCGTCCCCTCGACCGGGCGGTGGGCTGCAGAAACACGTCGGTGGTGGTCGCCCTGCTCAAGAAAGGAGCCAAGATAG GATGTCAGACGCTGCCCAGTCGGCCCCGAG GTCCAGCCACATGGGCCATGGCCACCTCCAAACCCGACATCATGATCATCTTACTCAGCAAACTCATTGAGGAGGGGGACAGCTTCTACAAG CAGAAGGGGAAGGTGAAGGAGGCAGCGCAGCGTTATCAGTATGCCCTCAAAAAGTTTCCACGCGAAGGCTTCAGTGAGGATCTCAAGACGTTCAGGGAGCTCAAGGTGTCACTTTTCCTCAACCTGTCCCGATGCCGGAGGAAAATGAAC GACTTTGGGATGGCTGAGGAATTTGCTACAAAGGCACTAGAACTGAAACCAAAATCCTACGAGGCATATTATGCCAGGGCTCGCGCCAAGCGTAGCAGCAG ACAATTTCCTGAAGCCTTAGAGGACCTGAATGAAGCCATGAAGCAGTGCCCCAACAACCGAGAGATCCTGCGGCTGCTGCAGCGGGTGGAGGAGGAGTGTCACCAGCTGAaccaggaggagcagcagcagcaggacctgGAGCTGGagcctcccccctcccctcctcctacGCCTCCCCCTGAAGACGAGGAGTCCCTGTCCTTGTCCCTGTCCATGCCTCTGCCCCCTCCCCCGGAGCCCCGACTGGAGGACATGGAGCCCGTCCAGGACCTTTTCGAGGACGAGGACTACCTGGAGCAGGAGCTGGAGGCCATGTCTGTGGGTCTGCCTCCGCCCGAGGGTCACGCCAATCCTTCCAGCCTTCCCATCATCCAGAGCCCCCCGCTGTCCCCCACGCACCCCGACCAGATCTACTTAGCCGGAGGTTCTCCAATGGGACAGCCCTACGAGTATcaccccacctcctcctccatgtcctCCCCGACACGAGGGTCGTACCAGCCGACGTCCCCCTCCCTGTCCCCGACGCACCAGAACTCCCACTACCGCCACAGCCCGCCTCACACCTCCCCCGTGCACCAGCAGTCCTACGGCTACAGCTCGCCTCCACTGGGCTCCGGGGGTCAGGGGATGGATCACCAGAGCCCGCCGCCTTCACCTTTACGCCGGGCCGCCCAGTACAGAGCCAGTCCGCCGCTGGAGAGCGTCTGTCTGTACAGGTCCCAGTCGGGGTCTCCCGTTCGCTACCAGACCGAGCAGCACCCGGGTCGACCCAAGTCCCCGCTCTCCAAGATGAGCAGCCAGCGCTCGTTCCAGCTCAGCTCGCAGCCCTCCCTGTCCTCGCAGCACCACCAGGCCCAGGGCCTCCGTCTGCAGCCGTCGATAGCCCAGATCGTCCGCACAAACCAGCCCAGTAACGTGATGGGGAACAGCATGTACGGGGGCCAGATGGGACACTCCATGGGCGGTCGTTACCAAGGGGGGTCGGTGGACGTGGAGAGCCGTTTGGTGTACCAGCCTTCCCTGGACGGACGGTCCATGCCCCAGGTCCAGGCCAGCCTCAGCTCTGGGGCCCTCTGTCAGCACGGCGGCCGAGGAGGGGTTATGGAGTCGGGCCTGTTGAAGGACGAGCTACCCCAGCGCCCCTCCTCTGCCTACCGCGCCAGCAGCGGGGGCCCGGGGGGCATCCGTTACAGCCAGACCCCTCAGATCAGCCGAAGCCAGTCGGCCGCCTACTACCCGGTGTCTGAACACGTGCTAGAACGCGCCAACGCCATGCCCCCCTGCCAGCTGGGCTCTCCCGAGATGCCCCATATGGTACGGCGTCCCGTCAGTGCCAACACCACCGAGATGAAGCAGCACGTGCCCACCCCCCGCCCCCTCATCCACTCTCAGAGCGTCGGCCTGCGATTCTCCCCCTCCAGCAACAACATCTCCACCGGATCCACCACAAATTTGGCGCCGGGCTTCAGGCCGCCCTCGTCCATCCAGCAGATGGAGATCCCCCTGCAGGCCACGTACGAGCACTCCTGTGACGACATGTCCCCCATCTCGCCCTCCCAGGGCGGCGGGGGGCTGTATCAGGGTGAGACTACCCGCTCTAGAAACACGCCCTTTATGGGCATCATAGACAAGACAGCACGGGCTCAGCAGTACCTGCACCAGCCCTCACGGTCCAGACCCATGACGTCCATGGACTCCGCCATCAGTCCCACCTCCCCCGGCCAGCTGGTCCACCAAGGCTCCACCTACAGCCCCCCCGCCTCGCTGGGCAACATCGCCTACTACAACAAGACAAACAACGCCCAAAACGGACACCTGTTGGAAGAGGACTACTACATCCAGACTCAGCCCCCGTCGCTGGGCAAGCTGGCCAACGGtcgcggcggcggcggcggaggAGGCGGAGGGGACATCCTGGAGCGGGTCAGCCAGGTGCCCACCTACCCGGACGTGAAAGTGGCGAGGACTCTGCCCGTGGCGCAGGCCTACCAGGACAACATGTACCGCCAGCTCTCGCGGGACTCCCGGACCCAAGGCCCCACCTCCCCCATCAAACCAAAGAGACCATTTGTGGAGTCGAATGTGTGA